From a region of the Arachis ipaensis cultivar K30076 chromosome B09, Araip1.1, whole genome shotgun sequence genome:
- the LOC107619802 gene encoding uncharacterized protein LOC107619802 isoform X3, which produces MMDSEHYKKVLMNHYIPFKPASYNMINPKLYLPFILLFIFHLFSHVLTRKISEGLEPIPLPSPGSPPPAPPPSPPDWPPPRRHPGPPPRRRPGPRPPRPRPNYHTDLLGYHSNAFQGIKKNPMCTSHLVGYYACYDYQPYIPFLVPSTRSNHYTHASTPPALSMQDTIGVEYFDKDVGNNFFKHPTLLKDLERGQRHDPAYVDKYEDDGHDYMK; this is translated from the exons ATGATGGATTCCGAACATTATAAGAAGGTATTGATGAATCACTACATTCCATTCAAGCCAGCGAGTTACAACATGATTAACCCAAAGCTCTACCTTCcctttattcttctttttatttttcacttaTTCTCTCATGTCTTGACACGAAAAATATCTGAGG GATTAGAACCAATTCCTCTGCCGTCTCCGGGTTCACCTCCGCCGGCCCCCCCTCCATCACCTCCCGATTGGCCGCCTCCTCGGCGGCATCCTGGTCCACCTCCTCGGCGGCGTCCTGGTCCACGACCTCCTCGTCCTCGTCCTAATTATCATACTGATTTGTTGGGTTACCATTCTAATGCCTTTCAAGGGATTAAGAAAAACCCTATGTGTACGTCTCACCTAGTTGGTTACTATGCTTGTTATGATTATCAACCTTATATTCCTTTTCTGGTGCCTTCAACTAGAAGCAATCACTATACTCATGCATCTACCCCTCCTGCCTTAAGCATGCAAGATACTATTG GGGTAGAATACTTTGACAAGGATGTCGGAAACAATTTTTTCAAGCATCCAACATTgttgaaggatttggaaagagGACAAAGACATGACCCTGCATATGTAG ATAAATATGAGGATGATGGACATGATTACATGAAGTGA
- the LOC107619802 gene encoding uncharacterized protein LOC107619802 isoform X2, whose product MMDSEHYKKVLMNHYIPFKPASYNMINPKLYLPFILLFIFHLFSHVLTRKISEVSYYLIYHQSGFMVYSIGLEPIPLPSPGSPPPAPPPSPPDWPPPRRHPGPPPRRRPGPRPPRPRPNYHTDLLGYHSNAFQGIKKNPMCTSHLVGYYACYDYQPYIPFLVPSTRSNHYTHASTPPALSMQDTIGVEYFDKDVGNNFFKHPTLLKDLERGQRHDPAYVDKYEDDGHDYMK is encoded by the exons ATGATGGATTCCGAACATTATAAGAAGGTATTGATGAATCACTACATTCCATTCAAGCCAGCGAGTTACAACATGATTAACCCAAAGCTCTACCTTCcctttattcttctttttatttttcacttaTTCTCTCATGTCTTGACACGAAAAATATCTGAGG TTAGCTATTATCTCATTTATCACCAAAGCGGATTCATGGTATATTCAATAGGATTAGAACCAATTCCTCTGCCGTCTCCGGGTTCACCTCCGCCGGCCCCCCCTCCATCACCTCCCGATTGGCCGCCTCCTCGGCGGCATCCTGGTCCACCTCCTCGGCGGCGTCCTGGTCCACGACCTCCTCGTCCTCGTCCTAATTATCATACTGATTTGTTGGGTTACCATTCTAATGCCTTTCAAGGGATTAAGAAAAACCCTATGTGTACGTCTCACCTAGTTGGTTACTATGCTTGTTATGATTATCAACCTTATATTCCTTTTCTGGTGCCTTCAACTAGAAGCAATCACTATACTCATGCATCTACCCCTCCTGCCTTAAGCATGCAAGATACTATTG GGGTAGAATACTTTGACAAGGATGTCGGAAACAATTTTTTCAAGCATCCAACATTgttgaaggatttggaaagagGACAAAGACATGACCCTGCATATGTAG ATAAATATGAGGATGATGGACATGATTACATGAAGTGA